The Lycium barbarum isolate Lr01 chromosome 9, ASM1917538v2, whole genome shotgun sequence genome has a segment encoding these proteins:
- the LOC132611311 gene encoding protein TIFY 5A-like produces MRRNCNLELRLRPPSLSAFSPKNICTTPYFSMEDKESKELEQLAQQQLTIFYNGKHVVSDATEHQAKAIIYLASREIEEKTKKTPSPISKPSSPLLQPQTGLFMKRSLQRFLQKRKNRIQTTLPYHH; encoded by the exons atgAGAAGAAATTGTAACTTGGAACTCAGGCTTAGGCCTCCTTCTCTCTCTGCTTTTTCTCCGAAGAATATTTGCACTACTCCCTACTTCTCAAT GGAGGACAAAGAAAGCAAAGAATTAGAGCAGCTAGCACAACAGCAGCTAACCATATTTTACAATGGCAAACATGTGGTTTCAGATGCTACCGAGCATCAG GCGAAAGCTATAATATATCTTGCAAGTAGAGAAATAGAGGAGAAAACAAAGAAGACTCCATCACCAATATCAAAGCCGTCATCACCATTGTTACAACCTCAAACTGGCCTTTTCATGAAGAGATCTCTACAAAGATTTCTACAAAAGAGAAAAAATAGAATTCAAACAACTTTGCCATATCATCACTAG